A window from Actinomycetospora corticicola encodes these proteins:
- a CDS encoding Gfo/Idh/MocA family protein: MQTIRWGIAGPGRIAAGVARDLVAVEGTELAAVGSRSAERAEAFAAEHGASRAHGSYRALVDDPEVDAIYIATPHPQHADLAVAALEAGKAVLVEKTFTATLAGAWRVVDTARRHGVFAMEAMWTRFQPAVVRAREIYEAGEIGEVRSVQADLGTVRDVDPSDRLFDAELGGGALLDLAVYPVSFAQMVLGGSPTRVHAVGRMEMTGVDAENALLLAWEDGRFATAQTSFHSPSPGQARIFGSTGWIDVLPRFHHPAAIVVHRSPDDPGERLELPATGAGYSHEIVEVNSCLRAGRTESTVMPLDDTLAVQGVLAEAADQLGLSFSEAALAL, from the coding sequence GTGCAGACCATCCGCTGGGGCATCGCCGGACCGGGTCGGATCGCGGCAGGAGTCGCCCGGGACCTCGTGGCGGTGGAGGGCACCGAGCTGGCCGCAGTCGGGTCCCGGTCGGCCGAGCGGGCCGAGGCGTTCGCCGCGGAGCACGGCGCGTCGCGGGCGCACGGCTCGTACCGCGCGCTCGTCGACGATCCCGAGGTCGACGCCATCTACATCGCCACGCCGCACCCGCAGCACGCGGACCTCGCGGTCGCCGCGCTCGAGGCGGGCAAGGCCGTACTGGTGGAGAAGACCTTCACCGCGACCCTCGCGGGGGCCTGGCGCGTGGTCGACACCGCGCGTCGGCACGGGGTGTTCGCGATGGAGGCGATGTGGACGCGCTTCCAGCCCGCCGTCGTCCGGGCCCGCGAGATCTACGAGGCCGGTGAGATCGGGGAGGTCCGCTCGGTGCAGGCCGACCTCGGCACCGTCCGGGACGTCGACCCCTCCGACCGGCTGTTCGACGCCGAGCTCGGCGGCGGCGCGCTGCTCGACCTCGCCGTCTACCCCGTCTCGTTCGCCCAGATGGTGCTCGGCGGGAGCCCCACGCGGGTTCACGCGGTCGGGCGGATGGAGATGACGGGCGTGGACGCCGAGAACGCCCTGCTGCTCGCCTGGGAGGACGGCCGGTTCGCCACCGCGCAGACGTCCTTCCACAGCCCCTCCCCCGGTCAGGCCCGCATCTTCGGCTCCACCGGCTGGATCGACGTGCTCCCCCGCTTCCACCACCCGGCCGCGATCGTGGTGCACCGCTCCCCCGACGACCCCGGCGAGCGCCTCGAGCTGCCCGCCACGGGCGCGGGGTACTCGCACGAGATCGTCGAGGTGAACTCCTGCCTGCGCGCCGGGCGCACCGAGTCGACCGTGATGCCGCTCGACGACACCCTCGCCGTGCAGGGCGTGCTCGCCGAGGCGGCGGACCAGCTGGGCCTGTCGTTCAGCGAGGCGGCCCTGGCGCTGTAG
- a CDS encoding LmeA family phospholipid-binding protein, translating to MRGFLIFLAVLVALLVGVDLGARFVAQDRVASQLQTQLKLDSEPSVDIHGFPFLTQAAAGEYPSVTLTAEHIPYRQLRDITLVADLGDVTLPPQSLIDGTVRSIPARTVTARAEVDPADLARILKVSDVTVEPVTEQTLAARGSKVSGIDPSQAVELTSTTTVLGQQVRASVIATFRLSGGQIVLSARDIAVDAGDAPSSVSGPVTSALRSRLGNYSARLDPGQLPFSITATDLRAENGKLVVSGTAEDVDLLGGSL from the coding sequence ATGCGTGGATTCCTCATCTTCCTGGCGGTGCTCGTCGCCCTCCTCGTCGGCGTCGACCTCGGCGCCCGCTTCGTGGCCCAGGACCGGGTGGCCTCCCAGCTGCAGACGCAGTTGAAGCTCGACAGCGAGCCGAGCGTCGACATCCACGGCTTCCCGTTCCTGACGCAGGCCGCGGCCGGCGAGTACCCGTCGGTCACCCTCACCGCGGAGCACATCCCGTACCGGCAGCTGCGCGACATCACGCTCGTGGCCGACCTCGGCGACGTGACGCTGCCGCCGCAGTCGCTGATCGACGGCACCGTCCGCTCCATCCCGGCGCGGACGGTGACCGCGCGGGCCGAGGTGGACCCGGCGGACCTCGCCCGCATCCTCAAGGTCTCCGACGTCACCGTCGAGCCGGTCACCGAGCAGACCCTGGCGGCCCGCGGCTCGAAGGTCTCGGGGATCGACCCGTCCCAGGCGGTGGAGCTCACGTCGACGACGACGGTGCTCGGGCAGCAGGTGCGGGCCTCCGTCATCGCCACCTTCCGACTCTCCGGCGGCCAGATCGTGCTCTCCGCGCGGGACATCGCGGTGGACGCCGGTGACGCCCCGTCGTCGGTCTCCGGCCCGGTGACGAGCGCCCTGCGCTCCCGGCTCGGGAACTACTCGGCCCGCCTCGACCCCGGCCAGCTGCCGTTCTCGATCACGGCGACCGACCTGCGCGCGGAGAACGGCAAGCTCGTCGTCTCCGGCACCGCCGAGGACGTCGACCTCCTCGGCGGCTCCCTGTAG